The following DNA comes from Microbacterium wangchenii.
GCGACCGGCAGGGTGGAGTGGGGCGCGTACGGGAACGCGACGAACGCGAAGTCACCCTGCGCCGCCGCATCCGCCACCGTCGCCGCCCGCGCCTTCGGTCCGAGCTGCGCGACCAGGGCCTGCAGCGTCTGCGGTCCGCGGGAGTTCGCGATGACGATGTCGTAACCGGCCGCGATGGCGACGCGCGCGAAGGTGCTTCCCGCCTGTCCGGCACCGAGGACAGCGATGGTGGTCATGACGGGTTCTCCCTGCTGAGAGGCGGATGCGGCGGGGAATGGCCCACGCGCCAGCACACAACGCCCTTCGGGGGCGCGCTGTTCCACCGGCCCCGGAACCGCGGTGCTACGCGGGCCACACCAGCTCGTCTTGCCGGCTGAGGACTTCCTGGTGCAGAGACAGACGCACCGCCTGGACGTCGCCCCGATCGACGGTCTCGCGGCGGATGGCGAGGGAGACCTCCACCCTGGCGGGGCGCAGCGGGGCCGCGACGCGACGGAGCTCGGGGGCTGTCACGGCCATGAACTTCGGGAGGAATGCCACTCCCCCGCCATGTCGAGCCGCTTCGACCAGGGCGAAGATGTTGGTCGAGGCGAAGCGGATCTCGGCGCCCGGCACGTAGGCGTTCAGTTCGTGCTCCCGCACCCGCTCGAGCGAGTCGACCAGGTAGATCAGCGCGTGACGCTGCAACTCCTCCGCCGAGGCGGGGTCGCCGTGCTCCGTCAGGTACGGCCCGCTTGCGTAGAAGGCCGAGTCGTAACTGCACAGTCTCTCGATGAGCAGCCGGCTCCGGGGCGGCGTGCCGATGACAAGCGCGACGTCGAAGTCGGCCTGGCCGAGGGTCAGCCGGTGGGCGCCCGTGAGCAGTTCGACTGCGAGTCCGGGGTGCCGGGTCCGCAGCCTCGTGAGGGCGGGAACGACGAAACGCGATCCGAAGCCGTCCGCGGCCGTGACCCGGATCGTGCCCGTCATGCCGTCGGTCGCGGCCGTCGCGACGGATCGCGCCGCGGACTCGACGGCTTCCCCGATGGCGCGGCCGTGCTCGGCCACGATGCGCCCCTCCGCGGTGAGCACCCAGGTGTCGTGGCCCCGTCCGATGAGCCGCGTCCCCAGCGCCGCCTCGAGCCGGCGCAGGCGACGGGAGACGGTGCTGTGGTCCACACCGAGGCTGCGGGCTGCAGCGACCAGACGCCCCGTCTCCGACACCGCGGCCAAGTACCGCAGGTCGTCTGCGCGAATGTTCCTGATGTCGGCTTCGTCGACCACAGCGACCTCTCCCCCGAGCAGGCGCACGTCTGCACAGCTGGTGTGCACTTCCGCTTGTATCCGCGCAGGCTACCGCAGTCCTACAGTCGGTCAAGCCGTCGGCGCCCGGTCGATCGGCCACACAGGATCAGGAGGATCCCGATGAGCAGACCCACCATCGTGCTGGTGCACGGAGCGTTCGCCGATGCCGCGAGCTGGACGCCCGTCACCCGGGCGCTTCTGGACGCGGGGCACCCCGTCATCGTCCCCCCGAACCCGCTGCGCACGCTCTCGGGCGATGCCGAAACGGTGCGCCGGGTCGTGGAGGCCGTCGACGGGCCCGTCCTCCTCGCCGGTCATTCCTACGGCGGCGCGGTGATCACGGTGGCGGGGGCCGCTGAGAACGTCGTCGGGCTGGTGTACGTGGCCGCGTACGCGCCGGACGAGGGCGAGAGCCCGGCAGACATGGATGCGCGCTATCCCGCGACGGACCTGCGCGATCACCTCGTCGCGCTGCCGAACCCGACCCCCGGGCGGGAAGACGGCGTCGACCTCTCCGTGGCGCCAAATGCATTCCTTCCCGTCTTCGCGGCCGGCCTCGACCCGCGCATCGCCGAAGTGCTCGCGGTGTCTCAGCGTTCGTTCGCCGATGCGGCCTACACCGAAGCCGCTTCCACCGCCGCATGGAGGGTCAAGCCGAGTTGGGGCATGGTGGCGACGGCGGATCGGACCGTTCAGCCCGACGTCCAGCGACACGGGTACGAGCGCGCCGGCACGCACATCGTCGAGATCGACGGTCCGCATCTGGCCATGCAGACCCATCCGCGCGACGTCGTCGCCCTCATCGAGACGGCGGTGAGCGCCACGGTCGCTGCCGCCGCATGAGGCGGCACGACGGGCAGCACGGAGGGCCACCGGCTCGCGGCGGCCCTCCGTGCGCCGGTCACGCGTCCGCGGTCACCCGTCGGTGTGCCCGGCCGCCGAAGTGAAGGTACGTCGGGAGGCCGTCGGCATCGGCCGGGTTGAAGAAGACCGTCAGCAGTGCTGCGTCGGAGATGGGCAGGTCGAGCAGGAACGAGTCCTCCCGGGCGACCGGCTGCAGGGGCAGGTCGACCATCGGAGGCCAGCCCTGATCCTGCGCGACGCCGTGAGAGGGCGTCACGGTGGCCAGCAGGCGGCCCTCCTGACCCGCGGAGATCTGCAGGCTCAGCCCTTCGCGCTCGTACGTGCCGACGTAGCGGCCGACCTCCGCCACTCCCGCATCCTCCAGCGCCGCGGGGTCGGGGCGCGGGCCGACCCCGAGCCGTCGCCCGAACAGCCAGTCTGCGAGCTCGCGATACATGTTCAGCGCGCTTTCCACGTTGGTCTGCAGGCAGAACCCGAACCGCTGCTCCGGGGCGACGCGCATGAACGCGTTCTGCCCGATCGAATTGCCGTCGTGGCCGATGACGGGAACATCGCCCCACCGGTCCAGGATCCAGCCCAGGCCCCAGCCTTTTCCGAGCACCGAGTCGTCGACCAGTTCCACCTGCTGCTCGAGCATGCTCGCGGCAAGCCCGGCGTCCAGCAGCCGCGTGCCATCCGGCGCCACCCCGCCGTCGAGGTGCAGTCGCACGAACTCGAGGACGTCACCGGCGGAGGCGACGACGGCGGACCCCATAGGGCCGAAGGCACGCCACAGGCCCCACGTCGGGCTCACGATCTGGGTCGCGGGATCCTCGGGGTCGGGGATGTGGCCCACGGCGGCGGGATGGACGATCGCGTCCTCGGCGAACGACACGGTGTGCTGGAGCCCGAGCGGCGTGAAGATGCGCTCGCGCAGCGCCTGCTCGAAGCTCATCCCCATCTGGACCTCGACGATCCGGCCCAGGATCGAGTACCCGCTGTTGCTGTAGCTCCAGATCGCCCCGGGCGGCGCGATCTGCGGCAGCTCGGCGCATCCGGCGACATACGCGGCGAGCGCGTCGTCGCCGCGTCCGGTATCGGTGAAGTGGTCGCCGTCGAAACCACTCGTGTGGGTCAGCAGGTCGCGCGCGGTCACGGTGTCGCGGGCTCGGGGGTCGGCGACTTCGAAGTCGGGCAGGTAGGTGCGGATGGGGGCGTCGAGGTCGAGGGTCCCCTCCTCCACCAGCATCATGACCAGCGTCGCGGTGTAGAGCTTGCCGATGGAGCCGGGGAGGAAGAGCGCATCCGGGGTGGTCGCCTGCCCCGTCCGCAGGCTGAGCACGCCGGTGGCGACTTCGGTGACCGAATCGCCATCCAGGACGGCCAGCTGCGCGCCGGGGACGTCGTGCTTCGTGATCAATTCGGCGAGCTTCTGCTCCAGTTCCTCCGACGCGAACATCCCGTCCTCCTTCATTGCTCGACCTACAGTGTAGGTAAGAATACCTACACTGTAGGTATCGCTGTCAAGAGCGTTATGCTCGTCCGGTGGCGGCCCTGACGCGAAGACGCATCCTCGAGTGCGCGGTCGCCATCGCCGACCGCGACGGGCTGGATGCCGTGACCCTGCGCCGGATCGCCGGCGAGCTGGGGGTGCACGTCACGTCGCTGTACAACCACGTGGAGACGCGCGACGCCATCACCGACGGGATCGTCGAGCTCCTCCTCGACCAAGCCCACCTCCCCGTCACCCCGGTGGACTGGGAGGAGTGGGTCCGCACGTTCTTCGCCGCGATGAGTGCTCTGGCCATCCAGCATCCGGGTGCGTTCGCCGCGCTTTCCCGCCGACCCGTGCAGGGGGCGCGGGCCGCCGCGTCGTTCGAGATCGCGATGGCGGCCTTCGCGCGGGCGGGACTGTCCGCGGGCGAGGCCTACAGCGCCGTGAAAGCCGCCGTCTTCCCCGCGCTCGTGGTGGGGGCCGAGCGCAGCATGAGCGCCCGGGGCGAGCTCCCCGAGACGGTCATGGAAGACCTCCCGCCCGAGAGCTTCCCTCAGTTCCACGCACTCGAGGATTACGACCCCACCCTGGCGTGGGCGTTCAGCCTCGAAACCCTGGTGGCGGGGCTGCGAGCGCAGATCTCGGATCGCGCGAGCACCGCCCGATAGGACGGTCCCGGCTCAGCCGGCGTGCGGGCCGTGGTCCTCGGTATCCGGTTCGGCGCGGAGAAGATCGGCGATCTCCTCCTCCGGCCGCGGCGCCTCCGTCTCATCCGCCTCGAGCTCGGGGATCGTCGGCTCATCAGGGCCCGGAACATGCTCCTGGGACGAGTGCTCGGGGTGGGAAGACATGGCGGGCCCTTCGGTCGACGACCTCCACAGCGTATGCCCGACCCCGCCTCCTCACGTCAGGCGGCGCGTCGTGAGGAGGTGCTGGAGGATGGACTCGGTCGGAACGGATGCCGGATCGTACTTGTAGCTCAGCTTCTGCACGATCGAGATCTCGTCGATCACGCCTGCCACCTCCGGCGACCAGGGCTGCATCATGCTCAGCTGCAGCACGTGACTGGCGGCGCTCGAGAGATGGCCGGCTTCGGACCACTGCCCGCGGAACTCGGGGATCAGCGCCCGCAGGGCTTCGAAGATCCGGTGGTAGAGGAAGTAGTCGGGCAGATCGTCCCGCTCCGCCCACCACATCTCCAGCGCCGCGCGCTGCAGCCGGATGACGAGGGAACCGGGAGTGGCCGCGATGAACCAGTTGCCGATCTGTCCTGTGGTCCAGCGCGGATACAGCACGCCCGCGTCCAGGAACGGCCGGATGACCTCGCCCAGCGGGCGGGGCACCCAGCACGTCGCATCCACCCAGATCCCGCCGTGACGCTCGAGGAGGGCAGCCCTGACGTAATCGGCGAAGTGGGCGGGGCGGTCGTGCTCGAGCACCGACTGGACGCGCGGCGGAATATCGATCAGCTCGCGCACACTCCCCGCATCCAGCAGGCGAACGTCGGCATGCACACGCTGGAGTTGGGCGACGCATGCGCGGACGAGGTCGGGAGCGTCGTCCACGCCGGTGTTCCAGTACGAGTACACCGGAAGCGGCACGTCGCGGGCACGGGCGCCTTCTTCGGCGGCCAGTCGTCTCCCGAGGGCCGAGCTTCCGCGTCCGGCCGGCAGGCGCGCGGTACGGCGGAGTTCATCCGTGCGCTCGCGGAAGAACTCGGTGACGGCGCGGCTCCCCCGCCGGGCCGCGGCGGGGTCCACGGCGTCCTTGAACTTCTCGACGCGTGCGAGCTGTGCCGCGAGGCCTGCGAGGAAGGACGGGGCGCCGTCCTCCGCCGCACCGGGGCGGACGAGGTGGGCCATGGTTCAGTGTTCCACGTGATCGGTGCCGCGCGACGGCGACGGCAGGTGCGTCGCTCTGCCGATCGCCCTGACGGTGCAGTGGATCTCCCATCCCAGGCGCACCGGCCCGCCGACCGCTTGTCCGCCGCCGCTTCCGCGTTCGCCCGCGCCCGAACTCCTCAAGACGGGCACGGAAATGGCGTCAACACCGGCTGCAACCGGTTCCCGGGGCTGGTTTTGCGGAGTTCGGGCGGGGGCGCGCCCGGTCGCGGTTCCGCAGAGCTGGCGGACGCGGGCATCCCGCCCGGGCCCGCCGGTGCCGCCCGAGGGTCGGGTTGCCGCCTCCGCCTGACCCGAACTCCTCAAGTCGGCCGCAGAATCGCCCGAACGCCGTGTACAACAGGTTCGCGGGGGCGGTTTTGCGGAGTTCGGGCGGGGCCGCGCCCGGACCAGGCAGCAGACGCCGCGAACCTTCCGGCGCTGTTCCTGCCGGCGCTGCCTGCCCGCGCGAAGCCGGCACCGACTCCCCACCACCGGCACACAGCACCGTGCTGAGTCGGGTGATTCAAAGGAGCTGATCCGGGGTGATGCGAGCCTCGGGGCGCCGCGGCGGCAGGACCAGGAGGAGCCCGAGGACGGCGCTGAGTCCGAGGCTGATGATGTTCCCGATGACGTCCAGCGCGGAGCCCTCCAGGTGCACCAGGTGATAGCCGAAGTGCAGGATCCCGAACACCGCCCACGCGACGCCGGCAACCCGGCCCGGAAGGGCACTGCGATGGACGATCGCGAGCACGCTCACTGCTGTCAGGGCGAGGTAGAAGCTCCCCACGTCGCGGATGAGGTGCTCGTTGTAGGGGCCGTCGACGTCGATCCAGTGCAGGCCGAAGCCGGGGAACGACGCATAGAACTCGGTCGGGAAGAACTGCGCCCAGATTCCGGCGTACAGCCCGAGGACCACGGTGAAGGCCAGCAGAACGCGGCGGAAAGGTGTGTTCACATCCACCAGACGACGCAGCGCCGGGAAACGTGAGGTGGGAACGGACCCTGCCGCGATCGTGGAACGCCGCCTACCGTCAAGGACATGGATCAGAGCGGCGACGCCGCCGGCGGCGGCGGCGGCGGCGAGGAGAGAAGATCCGATGAACGAGTGGACCGCCGAGGAGCTTCGCCGGCTCGACAGGATCGGCGAAGTGCGCGTCGCCGGCCGCCACGCCGATGGCACGTCGCGGACTCCCGTGATCGTCTGGCACGTGGTGGTGGACGGCCAGCTGTATCTGCGCTCGGTGAAAGGTCCGCGGGGCCAGTGGTTCCAGGGCGCCACGAAGTACTTCGACGGATTCCTCAGCTGGGATGGTCACACACGGCCGGTGGCCTTCACACTCGACTCCTCGCACGACGTCGCGATCGATGCCGCGTACGCCGCCAAGTACGGCAACGGGTCTGCGACCCGGGCGATCACCACGGCACTTGCGAAGCAGACCACCCTGCGCGTGAACCCCCGTTGACGCGGGCCGGCCCCCATCCACCACCACCGTCGAGTCGGATCCACTGCTGACGGGGCTGGCTCCATTCGCGTGCGACGTCGGTGAGCCAGATGGTGGAGTCAGGACCCCACCCGGCGATGACCGTGGCGTATTCACTGTCGATTTCAATGAGCTTCGTCGCCGAGGAAAGGTACCCCAGGGTCGTGAGGTGGGCGGCGTCCCATTGCTGCGCCACCCGCTCCCAGTCAGGGATGAGCCACCTGCCGTCACGCCCGGTGACGCGGAACCAGTCGTGGCGACGGGACGCGGTCACCTCCATCGGATAGTCGCGGCACAGATCCGCCCAGTCGTCGGCGGAGCCGATTTCGAGCACCCGTCCTGCTCCGCGTACCGGGATGACGGTCGCGACCTCCCACCCGAGGGAGTCCTCCACCAGTTCGAGTGCATCCCGTACCTGTGCGCGAGTTTGCAGAAGCTGCTGCGGGATCGACCACCACGTCCCGGACCAGTTGGCGTGCGGGTCTGACGGGCGCTCTCGTGCCGACCTCTCCTCCTCCTCGCCCTGCTCTCTCGTCCACCGGGAGAGAACTGCGGACGGATCGCCTTCGATCGGCATTCTGTCCGAGGCGACGCGCCAGTCCACCGCCCACTGCGCCCTCGCGGACGGCGCCGTCATGTCTGGCATCACCGCGACCAGGCGGGCGGCGACCCGTGACAGCGACTGCCGCACGACCGGCAGGGAGGCGACCCTGTCCGCACCATCGGGCTCCTGCCAGTAGAGAGCGAAGTCCACCGTTTCGCACATCGCCTCTCGGACAGTGGCTTCCGACACGGAGTCCATATCTGCATGCCGGATGAGGTCAGCGACTTCGGCATCCGCGGAAGGGCGGACTTCGACATCCTCGGCGCCCCCGGCACGGAGGAGGAGTGTCCCGGGATGGGGGTCCAGTTCATGCCCGAGCCGGAACACCGCGGTGCCCACCGCCTCATTGGTCCGGCACAGGTAGCCGAGGCACAGTCGGCGCCCCCGTGGCCCGCGCAACAGTTCCTCGGAGATGTCCATGTCGAAGCCAGCTTGGTCCACTGCGCACGCACGCGCGAGCCCGCCGGGCTTTCGCGGCGGAGGCATTCCGGACGGGGTGCTGTTCATCCTGGAGCAGCGAACCACCGACCTCGCGTTCAGCGACGTGATCCTCCCAGCCGACGGCGTGCTCGATGATGGCGTCGTTATCCTGAGCTGATCGCTGACTGCCAGGGAAGAAGGCCGAGTGGACCTGCACCGGGTTCTCCCCGAGCTGCGACAGCCGATGAAGCGCGCGCAGGTCTCAGCGCCGCGCTGGCTGGTGCGGACGGCCGTGAGACTGATGCCGGTGCCGAAGTCGGATGCCGTGCGCGTGACGAAAGCCCGCACCGGACGCGTCCGGCTCCGTGTGTACATTCCTGGGGGCGAGCGGAGCGGCGTGGGGTTGCTATGGGTGCACGGCGGCGGCCTGCTCTTCGGCGACGCGAAGCAGGACGAGTCTCTGTGCCTGTCCACGGCGGAGCGGCTGGGGATCGTGATCGTGTCAGCGAACTACCGGTTCGCTCCCGAGCACCCTTTCCCCGCCGCGCACGAGGACGTCCTGGCGGCATGGGACTGGTTCCTCGAGCACGCGGAAGAGCTCGGCGTCGATCCTGACCGCATCGTCGTCGGGGGCGAGAGCGCCGGGGCAGGGCTCGCGGCGGCCCTGGCGCACCGCATCCACGACGACGAAGCCAACCGCGAGGGCTGGGCGGGGTACCTCGGCACTGCGCCAGGTGAAGAGACGGTGCCACCGCACGCGGTTCCTGCCCGTCGCACCGACCTTGGGGGGCTGCCGCCGACCTTCATCACGTGGGGGGACATCGAGCTGTTCGCCGATGAAGACCGGGCCTACGCCGAGGCCCTCCGCCTGGCAGGCGTGCCGGTGACGACCGACGTCGTCAAGGGTGCACCGCACGGCTTCGAGAACTGGGCGAAGGACACGCCCACAGCCCGCGCCCTTCTCGGCCGCGCGCAGGAGTGGCTGCGGAGTACGACCCGACGACGATAGAGCGTGGCGACGTCGAAGTCGCCCCCGGACGCAGAA
Coding sequences within:
- a CDS encoding DUF2255 family protein, giving the protein MNEWTAEELRRLDRIGEVRVAGRHADGTSRTPVIVWHVVVDGQLYLRSVKGPRGQWFQGATKYFDGFLSWDGHTRPVAFTLDSSHDVAIDAAYAAKYGNGSATRAITTALAKQTTLRVNPR
- a CDS encoding TetR family transcriptional regulator, producing the protein MAALTRRRILECAVAIADRDGLDAVTLRRIAGELGVHVTSLYNHVETRDAITDGIVELLLDQAHLPVTPVDWEEWVRTFFAAMSALAIQHPGAFAALSRRPVQGARAAASFEIAMAAFARAGLSAGEAYSAVKAAVFPALVVGAERSMSARGELPETVMEDLPPESFPQFHALEDYDPTLAWAFSLETLVAGLRAQISDRASTAR
- a CDS encoding serine hydrolase domain-containing protein — translated: MFASEELEQKLAELITKHDVPGAQLAVLDGDSVTEVATGVLSLRTGQATTPDALFLPGSIGKLYTATLVMMLVEEGTLDLDAPIRTYLPDFEVADPRARDTVTARDLLTHTSGFDGDHFTDTGRGDDALAAYVAGCAELPQIAPPGAIWSYSNSGYSILGRIVEVQMGMSFEQALRERIFTPLGLQHTVSFAEDAIVHPAAVGHIPDPEDPATQIVSPTWGLWRAFGPMGSAVVASAGDVLEFVRLHLDGGVAPDGTRLLDAGLAASMLEQQVELVDDSVLGKGWGLGWILDRWGDVPVIGHDGNSIGQNAFMRVAPEQRFGFCLQTNVESALNMYRELADWLFGRRLGVGPRPDPAALEDAGVAEVGRYVGTYEREGLSLQISAGQEGRLLATVTPSHGVAQDQGWPPMVDLPLQPVAREDSFLLDLPISDAALLTVFFNPADADGLPTYLHFGGRAHRRVTADA
- a CDS encoding LysR family transcriptional regulator, translated to MHTSCADVRLLGGEVAVVDEADIRNIRADDLRYLAAVSETGRLVAAARSLGVDHSTVSRRLRRLEAALGTRLIGRGHDTWVLTAEGRIVAEHGRAIGEAVESAARSVATAATDGMTGTIRVTAADGFGSRFVVPALTRLRTRHPGLAVELLTGAHRLTLGQADFDVALVIGTPPRSRLLIERLCSYDSAFYASGPYLTEHGDPASAEELQRHALIYLVDSLERVREHELNAYVPGAEIRFASTNIFALVEAARHGGGVAFLPKFMAVTAPELRRVAAPLRPARVEVSLAIRRETVDRGDVQAVRLSLHQEVLSRQDELVWPA
- a CDS encoding alpha/beta fold hydrolase — protein: MSRPTIVLVHGAFADAASWTPVTRALLDAGHPVIVPPNPLRTLSGDAETVRRVVEAVDGPVLLAGHSYGGAVITVAGAAENVVGLVYVAAYAPDEGESPADMDARYPATDLRDHLVALPNPTPGREDGVDLSVAPNAFLPVFAAGLDPRIAEVLAVSQRSFADAAYTEAASTAAWRVKPSWGMVATADRTVQPDVQRHGYERAGTHIVEIDGPHLAMQTHPRDVVALIETAVSATVAAAA
- a CDS encoding alpha/beta hydrolase, with product MDLHRVLPELRQPMKRAQVSAPRWLVRTAVRLMPVPKSDAVRVTKARTGRVRLRVYIPGGERSGVGLLWVHGGGLLFGDAKQDESLCLSTAERLGIVIVSANYRFAPEHPFPAAHEDVLAAWDWFLEHAEELGVDPDRIVVGGESAGAGLAAALAHRIHDDEANREGWAGYLGTAPGEETVPPHAVPARRTDLGGLPPTFITWGDIELFADEDRAYAEALRLAGVPVTTDVVKGAPHGFENWAKDTPTARALLGRAQEWLRSTTRRR
- a CDS encoding capsular polysaccharide synthesis protein translates to MAHLVRPGAAEDGAPSFLAGLAAQLARVEKFKDAVDPAAARRGSRAVTEFFRERTDELRRTARLPAGRGSSALGRRLAAEEGARARDVPLPVYSYWNTGVDDAPDLVRACVAQLQRVHADVRLLDAGSVRELIDIPPRVQSVLEHDRPAHFADYVRAALLERHGGIWVDATCWVPRPLGEVIRPFLDAGVLYPRWTTGQIGNWFIAATPGSLVIRLQRAALEMWWAERDDLPDYFLYHRIFEALRALIPEFRGQWSEAGHLSSAASHVLQLSMMQPWSPEVAGVIDEISIVQKLSYKYDPASVPTESILQHLLTTRRLT